A region of Lycium barbarum isolate Lr01 chromosome 1, ASM1917538v2, whole genome shotgun sequence DNA encodes the following proteins:
- the LOC132634867 gene encoding disease resistance protein Roq1-like isoform X2: MAVEKGKDQSSLPVRPWKYDVFLSCKGDDTSKTFVDHLCLTLCQVGINTFIAGDEQLSEAANAIEGSIIFIIILSKNYASSRRCLNELLHILELKNNSKRLVLPIFYDVDPSDVRKQSGIFAEAFARHEICSQEENNILLWKDALNKVGNLPGWDLQHVAQGFESKFIHIIIEEVLQEVKSRTPLHITEHPLALFPHVNEIQKLLFKGGCDDVRVIGIHGMGGIGKTTLAKAVFNQVLQHFEASCFLENVKLQASERHNGLVHLQEKLLGTILRRKIKVYNVDEGITLIKEGIWQKKVFIVLDDLDDQCQLTALLGERDWLRPGSRVIITTRDKHLLKELQMNEQYEARKLDHKSSLQLFTFHASRKAIPPEDYSELLKGIVTYCEGVPLALKVLGAYLSDKEITEWKSAVEKLKTIPSNDIHTKLRISFDGLPDDFTKAVFLDIACFFFKIQKSEVVGIFKACGFYPEVEICKLIDKSLLTIDENKHLNMHNVIRDMGQEIVH, from the exons ATGGCTGTTGAGAAAGGCAAAGACCAATCGTCGCTTCCAGTTCGTCCTTGGAAATATGACGTCTTCTTGAGTTGTAAAGGTGATGATACTTCAAAAACCTTTGTAGATCATCTCTGCTTAACACTTTGCCAAGTTGGGATCAACACTTTCATTGCTGGTGATGAGCAGCTCTCTGAAGCCGCGAATGCAATTGAAGGATCAatcatttttattattattctctCAAAAAACTATGCGTCATCAAGAAGGTGTCTTAATGAGCTTTTGCATATCCTTGAACTCAAGAACAACTCCAAACGGTTAGTTCTTCCTATATTCTATGATGTTGATCCTTCTGATGTGCGCAAGCAAAGTGGAATCTTTGCTGAAGCCTTTGCAAGACACGAAATATGTTCCCAAGAGGAAAACAATATTCTACTCTGGAAAGATGCACTCAATAAAGTTGGCAATTTACCAGGATGGGATCTCCAGCATGTTGCTCAAGG GTTTGAATCAAAATTTATCCATATAATTATTGAGGAAGTCTTACAGGAAGTCAAATCTCGCACACCCCTCCATATTACCGAGCACCCTCTGGCACTTTTTCCCCATGTTAATGAAATACAGAAGTTATTGTTCAAAGGAGGTTGTGATGATGTTAGAGTTATTGGGATTCATGGCATGGGTGGAATTGGCAAAACAACTCTTGCAAAAGCTGTGTTCAACCAAGTTCTTCAGCATTTCGAAGCAAGTTGCTTTCTTGAAAATGTGAAATTACAGGCTTCTGAAAGACATAATGGATTAGTTCATTTACAAGAGAAACTTCTTGGAACAATTCTTAGGAGAAAGATCAAAGTATACAATGTTGATGAGGGCATTACATTGATCAAAGAAGGGATTTGGCAGAAAAAGGTTTTCATCGTCCTTGATGATTTGGACGATCAATGCCAATTAACTGCATTGCTTGGAGAACGTGATTGGCTTCGCCCGGGGAGTAGAGTTATCATAACAACTCGAGACAAGCATTTGCTCAAAGAACTGCAGATGAATGAGCAATATGAAGCCAGGAAATTGGATCACAAAAGCTCGTTACAGCTCTTCACATTCCATGCTTCCAGAAAGGCAATACCCCCTGAAGACTACAGTGAGCTTTTGAAAGGCATTGTAACTTACTGTGAAGGAGTTCCGCTAGCTCTTAAGGTTTTGGGCGCTTATTTGTCTGATAAAGAGATCACAGAATGGAAAAGTGCCGTGGAGAAATTAAAGACAATTCCTTCTAACGATATTCATACAAAACTGAGAATAAGCTTTGATGGACTTCCGGATGATTTTACCAAGGCTGTGTTCCTTGatattgcttgtttcttcttcAAAATCCAGAAGAGTGAGGTCGTAGGTATATTCAAAGCTTGTGGTTTCTACCCTGAGGTTGAAATTTGCAAATTGATTGACAAATCATTGTTAACAATTGATGAAAATAAGCATTTGAACATGCACAATGTGATCCGGGATATGGGACAAGAAATTGTTCACTAG
- the LOC132634867 gene encoding disease resistance protein RPV1-like isoform X1: MAKLRVLQINHVQLYGSFQYLPVFKMFALVLLPLKCLPSDFCLENLVILDMSFSKFSECQAPLKYFKSLKRLIFYSCEDLKKSPELVGLDSLEELSFGYCSNLMGLDSTIGDLKRLRSLDVSDCKRLRILPRKICELKSLEMLYLDRCSKLEQLPDDLGKLEGLKQLTAVVTSIKRVPSSVEHLKNLERLLLSHDFLFKRQFKFSDMFRTWLQPERSLSQGGYLPSSFSSLSALKVLQIENCNMSEDDIPFSLASLSSLQSLCFRNNKFHSIPFNLCDLSSLKYLNLSDCPNLKSIPEVPLTLQKLVAYKCKSLERLPNLSNLKRLEELELYHCEMLTEIQGLENLHSVRRVYIWSCKTFGRTLDVSNLSQLKNLDLSHCERLIEIRGLENIHSIRYINLFNCKALENPFTEDFFKAHYEHGCELRLGLCNSKVPDWFSYQVDGCSMCFHMPQQVESTFLGMFLWIVYGTADKTKNVYPKATIVDLTNGVEFNHHLWTTISFEDNSSIHYIPPDYFKCSVKGRERMSIHIECYDFPTEDFVKKCGVHLLYKDKNGQVHSVSVSSFPCFDSENEVTINHSRKE, translated from the exons ATGGCAAagctaagagtcctacaaatcaATCATGTGCAGCTGTATGGAAGTTTCCAGTATCTACCAGTCTTTAAAATGTTTGCGTTGGTATTATTGCCTTTGAAATGCTTGCCATCTGATTTTTGTCTGGAGAATCTTGTTATTCTCGATATGAGTTTTAGCAAATTCAGCGAATGCCAAGCGCCTTTAAAG TATTTCAAGTCTTTGAAGAGATTGATATTCTACAGTTGTGAGGACCTCAAGAAATCCCCGGAGTTGGTTGGTTTGGATAGTCTTGAGGAGCTATCATTTGGTTACTGCTCAAATTTGATGGGGTTGGACTCAACAATTGGAGATTTGAAGAGACTGCGTAGTTTAGATGTGTCTGATTGCAAGAGACTACGGATACTCCCAAGAAAAATTTGTGAGTTAAAATCACTTGAAATGTTATATCTCGATCGCTGCTCAAAACTGGAACAATTGCCTGACGATTTGGGAAAGTTGGAAGGTCTAAAACAATTGACTGCAGTTGTAACATCTATCAAAAGAGTACCCAGTTCTGTTGAGCATTTAAAGAACCTGGAGAGGCTACTGCTATCACATGACTTCCTATTTAAAAGACAATTTAAATTTTCTGACATGTTTCGAACTTGGTTGCAGCCAGAAAGAAGCCTCAGTCAAGGGGGGTATTTACCTTCGTCATTTTCAAGTTTAAGTGCTTTAAAAGTTCTACAAATTGAGAACTGCAATATGTCTGAAGATGATATTCCTTTTTCTCTTGCGAGTTTATCATCTTTACAGAGTCTATGTTTTAGAAATAATAAGTTTCATTCCATACCTTTCAACCTTTGTGACCTTTCTAGTCTCAAGTATCTCAATTTAAGTGACTGTCCAAATCTTAAAAGCATCCCTGAAGTTCCTCTCACTCTTCAGAAACTCGTTGCTTATAAGTGCAAGTCATTAGAAAGACTTCCGAATTTGTCCAACCTGAAAAGGTTGGAGGAATTGGAATTGTATCATTGTGAAATGTTGACGGAGATTCAAGGCTTGGAGAATCTTCATTCTGTTAGACGAGTATATATATGGAGCTGCAAGACTTTTGGAAGAACACTAGATGTATCTAACTTGAGTCAATTGAAGAACTTGGATCTTAGTCACTGTGAAAGATTGATTGAGATTCGAGGCTTGGAGAACATTCATTCCATACGCTACATCAATTTATTCAATTGCAAAGCTCTTGAAAATCCTTTTACTGAAGACTTCTTCAAA GCCCATTATGAACATGGTTGTGAGCTCCGACTAGGGCTTTGCAATAGCAAGGTTCCGGACTGGTTTAGCTACCAAGTAGATGGATGTTCAATGTGCTTCCATATGCCACAACAGGTTGAGAGtacattcttaggcatgttcctTTGGATTGTTTATGGAACCGCGGATAAAACTAAAAATGTTTATCCTAAAGCCACCATAGTCGATCTAACTAATGGCGTTGAGTTTAATCATCATCTGTGGACAACCATATCCTTTGAAGATAATTCGTCCATCCATTACATACCACCAGATTACTTCAAATGCTCGGTTAAAGGCAGAGAAAGGATGAGCATTCATATTGAATGCTATGACTTTCCAACTGAAGATTTTGTGAAGAAATGTGGAGTTCATCTATTGTATAAAGACAAGAATGGTCAGGTTCATTCTGTGTCTGTGAGTTCTTTTCCTTGTTTTGACAGTGAAAATGAAGTGACTATCAACCATTCTCGTAAAGAGTAA